The Monomorium pharaonis isolate MP-MQ-018 chromosome 5, ASM1337386v2, whole genome shotgun sequence genome includes a window with the following:
- the LOC105838881 gene encoding uncharacterized protein LOC105838881, with protein sequence MAKLAIVAIVLLASAVSQSQRIIRETPTPSADANVTTIKDILQKISGGDSGIKDDAKLVEIIKEEIVKTAEEIKAPTGSIEAAAGKAQRLVAELTAAYTNAIYKSKSSEDSRETFVRFQTIVQAIVEFIKNGQFLA encoded by the exons ATGGCGAAGCTTGCGATCGTCGCGATCGTCCTACTGGCGAGCGCCGTCTCGCAGTCCCAGAGAATAATCAGGGAAACGCCCACACCATCCGCag ATGCGAACGTAACGACCATCAAGGACATCCTGCAGAAGATCTCGGGCGGGGACTCGGGTATCAAGGACGATGCGAAGCTCGTCGAGATCATTAAGGAGGAAATCGTGAAGACGGCGGAGGAGATTAAGGCGCCCACGGGCTCGATCGAGGCGGCCGCTGGAAAAGCGCAGAGATTGGTGGCCGAATTGACCGCGGCGTACACGAACGCTATCTACAAGTCCAAGTCATCCGAGGATAGTCGAGAGACCTTTGTGCGCTTCCAGACCATCGTCCAGGCGATTGTGGAATTCATCAAAAACGGCCAATTCTTGgcataa